In a single window of the Palaemon carinicauda isolate YSFRI2023 chromosome 10, ASM3689809v2, whole genome shotgun sequence genome:
- the Sf3a1 gene encoding splicing factor 3A subunit 1, giving the protein MPPVEGPPAEEKKSVVGFIYPPPEVRNIVDKTANFVARNGPEFEARIRQHEQNNPKFNFLNPGDPYHAYYQHKVNECRTGKSGDKDIPTIPGGRGPTQSVSQTQQQKQQELLRSAVLEATTPKEPPPDYEFIADPPSISAFDLDVVRLTAQFVARNGRQFLTTLMNREQRNNQFDFLRPQHSLFQYFTRLLEQYTKVLIPPKDLMKRLTEEAQSPQAVMKQVNQRVEWERHQAAVRKKEEEDAERERLEYAAIDWHDFSVVETIDYQPWEVGSFPPPTTAVEVGRRVLLQERIDEGITPDTDMVLGSDDEEEPEEEEEEGAPGDHDDTQVLDMEEESSSEESESDEEDEHPQPPPPPQTQPSQLPPQPPTQPSEIKMPQPPLPRDPPQPAPAPPVAGQLVVKDYNPRQQQRANTAKTASADPYLVSPITGERIAPDKVSQHLRINMLDPRWLEDRDRMMADKVNPDTVFATGESIRSSLKQLAERRTDIFGAGDEETGIGKKIGEEEKREEKVTWDGHTGSMEAATRAARANISINEQIHQIHKVKGLLPDQEKEKIGPQPKLPTSTAPPTSHSRPAPPPPKAQPPPPPKPQPPPPPPKSAPQPAPPPPPPKPPVVNPNQQVMAVNIRGPMPPVAPVMVVPPVMMAPRPAGFMPGPPAPPVPGFMAPQPPQSAPPPPAGPPPPGPPMGGVDKDDDEGPSAKRARTEESLVPEEDWARRFAGPIKFQVAVPQVSDKPEWRLMGQTLSLTLPVTDPVSVVKAKLHEETGLPPGKQKLARDGLFFKDSQSLSYYNVGPGSVIQLQLKERGGRKK; this is encoded by the exons ATATCGTTGACAAGACAGCAAATTTTGTTGCTCGTAATGGACCAGAATTTGAGGCACGTATTCGTCAGCATGAACAGAATAACCCCAAGTTCAACTTCCTCAATCCTGGTGACCCATATCATGCATATTACCAGCACAAGGTCAATGAGTGTCGTACTGGAAAATCAG GCGACAAAGACATTCCCACAATACCAGGTGGTAGAGGCCCCACCCAGTCTGTCTCGCAaacacaacaacaaaagcaacaggaATTGCTGCGTTCAGCTGTACTGGAAGCTACTACTCCTAAGGAACCTCCTCCAGATTATGAATTTATTGCTGACCCTCCATCCATTTCTGCTTTTGACCTGGATGTG GTGAGACTTACTGCCCAGTTTGTGGCACGTAATGGAAGACAGTTTTTAACCACACTGATGAACCGCGAGCAGCGGAACAACCAGTTTGATTTCCTGCGACCTCAGCATTCGCTTTTCCAGTACTTTACTCGTTTGTTGGAGCAGTATACCAAGGTTCTCATTCCCCCAAAGGATCTCATGAAGCGCCTGACTGAAGAAGCGCAGAGTCCTCAGGCTGTCATGAAACAG GTTAACCAACGTGTGGAGTGGGAAAGGCATCAAGCAGCAGTTaggaagaaagaggaagaggatgcagagagagagagactagagtaTGCAGCTATTGACTGGCATGATTTTTCTGTTGTTGAAACCATTGATTATCAGCCATGGGAagtaggttctttccctcctcctACTACAGCAGTAGAGGTAGGCAGACGTGTTCTACTCCAGGAACGTATTGATGAGGGAATTACTCCAGACACAGACATGGTTTTGGGAAGTGATGATGAAGAGGAgccagaagaggaagaggaggaaggtgCTCCAGGTGATCATGATGATACTCAAGTGCTTGACATGGAAGAAGAAAGTAGCTCCGAGGAATCAGAATCCGATGAAGAGGATGAACATCCTCAGCCTCCACCACCACCTCAGACACAACCATCTCAGCTACCACCACAGCCACCAACTCAGCCAAGTGAAATTAAAATGCCTCAGCCTCCACTCCCACGAGATCCACCTCAGCCAGCACCAGCACCTCCTGTTGCTGGACAGTTAGTTGTCAAAGATTACAATCCACGTCAGCAGCAACGTGCAAATACAGCCAAAACTGCTAGTGCTGATCCATACCTTGTTTCTCCCATCACTGGTGAAAGGATTGCTCCTGATAAGGTTAGCCAGCATTTGCGCATTAACATGTTGGATCCTAGGTGGCTTGAAGACAGGGATCGTATGATGGCTGACAAGGTCAATCCAGATACAGTATTTGCCACTGGTGAATCAATTCGATCATCACTTAAGCAATTGGCTGAAAGGCGTACTGATATTTTTGGTGCAGGTGATGAAGAAACTGGTATTGGTAAGAAGATTGGTGAAGAAGAAAAGCGTGAAGAGAAAGTTACATGGGATGGTCACACCGGTTCTATGGAAGCTGCAACCAGAGCTGCACGTGCAAATATTTCTATCAACGAGCAGATTCATCAGATCCACAAAGTAAAGGGCTTACTTCCtgatcaggaaaaagaaaaaattggaCCTCAGCCAAAGCTGCCGACATCTACTGCTCCACCCACAAGTCACTCACGCCCAGCTCCACCCCCACCAAAAGCTCAGCCTCCACCACCTCCTAAGCCAcagccaccaccacctcctccaaaaTCTGCACCACAGccagcaccaccaccaccacctcccaaACCTCCTGTGGTAAATCCTAATCAGCAAGTAATGGCAGTTAATATTAGAGGTCCAATGCCTCCTGTAGCACCTGTAATGGTAGTACCACCTGTTATGATGGCTCCTCGTCCTGCAGGCTTTATGCCTGGCCCTCCTGCACCACCAGTTCCTGGATTTATGGCTCCTCAGCCACCTCAATCTGCACCTCCCCCACCAGCGGGACCACCACCACCTGGTCCTCCAATGGGAGGTgtagataaagatgatgatgaagggCCTTCAGCAAAGAGGGCACGAACAGAAGAGTCACTTGTTCCTGAAGAAGATTGGGCTAGACGATTTGCTGGTCCTATCAAGTTCCAGGTTGCAGTTCCTCAAGTGTCTGACAAACCAGAATGGCGCCTGATGGGACAGACTTTGTCGTTGACCCTTCCTGTAACAGATCCAGTTTCTGTTGTAAAAGCTAAGCTTCATGAAGAAACTGGTTTGCCTCCAGGTAAACAGAAGTTGGCAAGAGATGGGTTGTTTTTCAAGGATTCACAGTCTCTGTCATATTACAATGTTGGCCCAGGTAGCGTCATTCAATTACAACTGAAAGAACGTGGTGGTCGTAAGAAGTAG